From the genome of Mugil cephalus isolate CIBA_MC_2020 chromosome 2, CIBA_Mcephalus_1.1, whole genome shotgun sequence, one region includes:
- the polq gene encoding DNA polymerase theta: MSTSAPVRKKSYMGQHQIKKKISFQSRDEPPDGDAQLQKTCCLSDKTNRLQTLSRDGDMGGGSLTVLGETTLALDEEMLRVLDAVDAVKPAVNGVCSATLNKHGQQQPASSAAPSRSLAPVARDEKESDSVQITEQGPNRAPTLREEIYERRGDCNRPGWRSDCKDLAQKLLFSEDSEEVASAQRSTENNHTNNPQTSASVNVLPRQEMQNSHKAGNCSKQNLTPRRKSSPRRKDQSGSSGNSDPRPDVSRDYILFSPTRLAAAMKKAKLHRSLQNQSASVLTVPSGLELSTLNDTLPQPGIGLCLPVEQAEKLLLSSWGLPKPVLERYQKHRVTQMFEWQAQCLAVGQVLQGGNLVYSAPTSAGKTLVSELLILKRVLETKRKALFILPFVSVAKEKMHYLQSVFEEAGVRVEGYMGSTSAAGGFKALDVAVCTIEKANSLINRLIEEDSMGLLGMVVVDELHMVGDSGRGYLLELLLTKIRYIAQKHNTTGSLSEGVQIIGMSATLPNLSLLATWLGAELYQTDYRPVPLQEHLKVGCNIYDKSLSVVREFKPALHIKGDDDHIVSLCYETVRDGHSVLLFCPSKNWCEKLADSIAREFYNLRRADRQGEAEPQPVCLDQKGLVDVIAQLRRTPAGLDPTLQRTVPWGVAFHHAGLTFDERDVLEGAFRQGMVRVLAATSTLSSGVNLPARRVIIRTPTFNGRLLDPLTYKQMAGRAGRKGVDTTGESVLVCKPAERQKGISLLKGDLQPISSCLVRREGDGVTTSMLRAILEIIVGGVASTPQDVRLYASCSLLAASMKSDVGQESNEGTNKGAIEACVEWLMGNEFISIQKDGQDERYCPTQLGAATLSSSLSPPEALGIFADLQRAMKGFVLENDLHILYLITPLYAEWTTIDWYQFFCLWEQLSSSMKRVAELVGIQEGFLARSVSGKLVAKTEKQHRQMAIHKRFFTTLVLQDLVNEVPLGTVASKYNCNRGQLQSLQQSASTYAGMVTVFCKRLGWHNMELLLSQYQTRLSFGVQRELIDLVRVSLLNATRARALYAQGLCTVAELARATVEDVEKALRNAVPFKSSKRAVDESEMEAAERRSLRCVWVTGGRALTEQEAAAEIVSEARLLLQEDLAQLGVQWDPTSLPPEAPGVDSPDDLQSRDSDSSSASNLSSHEARAGNSKEHHKGKQIEVGVTDKHREKSMAERKDKQEGATRRQQGKRKSEVMKLQNMLEEPRKENRTEPEMIQTTNEDPAERAKGTMNAETNELEANDTETPNEINNGKQESEQECSTAKPKAADTSKETVSVRAGNHLATRPLPERSLTQELAEIVSSPQPLLLPQPEPSPSPAPLRRFRAPISRVEQQTDSTRTTRVDFTTALTVSPVQPGRLKHAKTLSKVLHSIQTDKSLQDNVEAAQAMHSKVQKCSTPGQVHIAPAQEESPPGVPASTNADMFVSPLSVSPVPALSPEAKRRRTDAGEVDKFSSPDLYTGDETDEGAAGDVKMGEESFGDSFELDSQTERIIVQQAHQHGGTVVETHKMNEEEELADERRNELEGPDSVSPRFNISLTDSQMEVILDTSHQITPGPIGCDNADEGEGAFDDQPPLDANQAASDSFNRSSSFLFDSLYDSPLLAGLRSQQIPDQPDEEEPVGQEGGDKCPLPSAQERRRSELLVNREAEEQEAVQWGESFFNLSEWGDSLLVGEHFLERRSLIRHAGTNEEDQEVGSHQVQQANAGQDAQTKPTTTRNEHGVDKAGNDQSHSKIVNQHNNAQQDLEPCGRREEKRRDEEEVRVLLSDDARFKRPPTQSAPESGLYCSPELQDIFDRWPSMSDQPWQNTATQTTCAMTAGALVVTRSSTQAGRKTGMSQKPAAAAVAAAADAGRYLQNDEPTTLEGEAVADRPGSAGDLIPPTQETPPVTPRVKLTTSSVQSPLSSQRLKQSASSNLFQEKSVVGKCPKSLPGNNNHPAAAVSSPNNKQLKSIPDRHPKTLPEPMQKAVLHSSLKAKLLQPTDQNLSPHRASPPSPEPKPVSDTETPVTREGFALHLSQDASLCSSNSGTFSIIDVASDRRLFETFIKEWKAKERYTLALACEKREHRQQPEWEIGGKHKRVSAAHKKLNTSNGFPVRDSEGLVLIGLAICWGARDAYYISLQQEQSKGLSSSLAPPPLDEDLSVSERLDQVRTCLGRQSSGHEAPVVVVYDVIQVYKTLVLSCSISLEGNCEDPKVACWLVDPGTEERTLTNMVTVYCPEELPLLDGLGNAHSYCPRVRAATKSVLIHAVMNHLTGLLEKDGTLDAFRTIEMPSQVCLALLELNGVGFSVEECERQKHVMQAKLSALECEAYSLAGRSFSLTSVDDVAQVLFFELHLPPNGDVGGSKNKKTLGYARRGAGRVRLGKQFSTTKDVLEKLRPLHPLPGVILEWRRITNALTKVVFALQREKRYQPTLEMDRIYPIAQTHTATGRVSFTEPNIQNVPKDFDIYMPTVVGESPPSQNGCRRTTKPGKRRRSGVPSVTGGPAERGPAFSVSMRHAFVPFSGGMILAADYSQLELRVLAHLSKDQRLLQVLNGGADVFRCIAAEWKSIDPESVNDSLRQQAKQICYGIIYGMGAKSLGEQMGVEENDAACYIESFKARYKGISAFLKQTVKNCIKDGYVQTLKGRRRYLAGITSTNAHVKAHAERQAVNTTVQGSAADIVKLATVNIQKQLRRTYPAAPPSHQHAHSGRDRRRGAHFVLQLHDELIYETAEEDLIQVAQIVKREMESAVKLYVKLKAKVKAGPSWGNLQDLDI, from the exons ATGAGCACCTCGGCTCCTGTGAGGAAGAAAAGCTACATGGGGCAACACcagatcaaaaagaaaataag CTTCCAGTCTCGTGATGAGCCACCAGACGGAGACGCACAGTTGCAGAAAACCTGCTGCctgtcagacaaaacaaaccgTCTCCAGACGCTGAGCAGAGACGGTGACATG GGTGGAGGATCTCTGACCGTGCTGGGGGAAACCACTTTAGCTCTCGATGAAGAGATGCTGCGGGTGCTGGATGCTGTCGATGCTGTAAAGCCTGCAGTTAACGGTGTTTGTTCAGCAACGTTAAACAAACACGGTCAGCAACAACCAGCATCCTCAGCTGCTCCTTCAAGGAGTCTTGCGCCGGTTGCTCGTGATGAAAAGGAGAGTGATTCTGTGCAGATCACCGAACAAGGACCCAATAGAGCTCCTACCCTACGGGAGGAAATCTATGAGCGTAGAGGAGATTGTAATAGACCAGGATGGAGATCTGACTGCAAAGACCTTGCTCAGAAGCTTCTGTTCAGTGAGGACTCTGAGGAGGTGGCGTCTGCTCAGAGGAGCACtgaaaacaaccacacaaacaaccCACAAACTTCTGCCAGTGTCAATGTTCTACCTCGTCAAGAAATGCAAAACAGTCACAAAGCAGGCAATTGCAGCAA gcaGAATCTTACGCCCAGAAGAAAGAGCTCACCTCGTAGAAAAGACCAAAGTGGGTCAAGTGGTAATAGTGATCCACGTCCAGATGTGTCCAGAGACTACATCTTATTCAGCCCCACCCGTCTCGCAGCAGCTATGAAGAAGGCCAAGCTCCATCGGTCATTACAGAATCAGTCCGCATCTGTTCTCACGGTCCCCAGTGGTTTGGAGCTCAGCACCCTCAATGACACTTTACCACAACCAG GCATCGGCTTATGTCTTCCCGTGGAGCAAGCTGAAAAGCTGCTGTTATCCAGCTGGGGCTTGCCCAAACCTGTGCTGGAGCGCTACCAGAAGCACAGAGTGACTCAGATGTTTGAGTGGCAGGCTCAGTGCCTCGCTGTGGGACAGGTGCTGCAGGGAGGTAACCTGGTTTACTCCG CTCCTACCAGTGCTGGGAAAACTCTGGTGTCAGAGCTGCTGATTTTGAAGCGCGTGTTGGAGACCAAAAGAAAAGCTCTCTTCATTCTGCCATTTGTGTCTGTGGCCAAAGAGAAGATGCACTACCTTCAG AGTGTGTTTGAAGAAGCAGGGGTTCGCGTGGAGGGCTACATGGGCAGCACCTCGGCCGCAGGCGGCTTCAAAGCCCTGGACGTGGCTGTTTGCACCATAGAAAAAGCCAATTCTCTCATTAACAGACTCATTGAAGAGGACAGTATGGGTCTCCTAG GTATGGTGGTGGTAGACGAGTTACATATGGTTGGAGATTCTGGAAGAGGATacctgctggagctgctgttaACTAAAATCCGCTACATCGCACAGAAGCACAACACCACAGG GTCTCTGTCTGAAGGTGTGCAAATAATAGGTATGAGTGCCACCTTGCCAAACCTCTCGCTCCTGGCCACGTGGTTAGGCGCAGAGCTTTACCAGACGGACTACAGACCTGTGCCCCTGCAGGAGCATCTCAAGGTGGGCTGCAACATCTACGACAAAAGCCTCTCTGTGGTACGGGAGTTCAAGCCTGCACTCCACATTAAG GGTGATGATGACCACATAGTGAGCTTGTGTTATGAGACGGTGAGAGACGGCcactctgtgctgctgttttgccCCTCGAAGAACTGGTGTGAGAAGCTGGCAGACAGCATCGCTAGAGAGTTCTACAACCTCAGACGTGCTG ATCGACAGGGTGAAGCTGAGCCTCAGCCAGTGTGTCTGGATCAGAAGGGATTAGTGGATGTGATAGCCCAGTTGAGGCGAACTCCGGCTGGTTTAGACCCCACCCTGCAGCGCACCGTGCCGTGGGGGGTGGCTTTTCACCATGCTG GTTTGACATTTGATGAGCGTGACGTGTTGGAGGGAGCTTTTCGTCAGGGAATGGTCAGAGTCCTGGCTGCCACCTCGACCCTTTCCTCAGGGGTTAATCTGCCAGCTCGCAGGGTCATCATTCGAACTCCTACTTTCAATGGCCGTTTGTTGGACCCACTCACGTACAAACAGATGGCTGGACGAGCAGGGAGAAAAGGAGTGGACACGACAG GTGAGAGTGTGCTGGTGTGTAAGCCGGCAGAGCGTCAAAAAGGTATCAGTCTCCTTAAAGGTGATCTTCAGCCAATCAGCAGCTGCCTGGTGCGAAGGGAAGGTGACGGTGTCACCACGAGCATGCTGCGAGCCATCCTTGAG ATAATTGTTGGAGGTGTAGCCAGCACTCCTCAGGATGTGAGATTGTATGCTTCATGCTCACTTCTGGCCGCCAGCATGAAAAGCGACGTCGGACAGGAATCTAATGAAGGGACCAACAAAGGAGCTATTGAGGCCTGTGTTGAATGGCTGATGGGGAATGAATTCATTAGTATTCAGAAGGATGGACAAG ACGAGCGATACTGTCCAACCCAGCTTGGTGCTGCCAccctttcttcttccctctcgCCTCCCGAGGCTCTGGGAATATTTGCAGATCTCCAGCGGGCCATGAAGGGATTCGTTCTGGAAAACGATTTGCACATCTTGTATCTG ATCACTCCGTTGTACGCCGAGTGGACCACCATAGACTGGTACCAGTTCTTCTGTCTGTGGGAGCAGCTGTCGTCATCGATGAAGAGAGTAGCAGAGCTGGTTGGCATTCAGGAAGGCTTCCTAGCACGATCTGTCAGCGGCAAACTTGTTGCCAAGACAGAGAAGCAGCATAGACAGATGGCCATTCATAAAAG GTTTTTCACCACTCTTGTACTACAGGATCTGGTGAACGAGGTGCCTTTGGGAACTGTAGCCTCCAAATACAACTGCAATCGTGGGCAGTTACAGTCTCTCCAGCAGTCTGCTTCTACGTATGCTG GTATGGTAACAGTATTCTGCAAACGTCTGGGCTGGCACAacatggagctgctgctgtctcaGTACCAGACCAGGCTGAGCTTCGGAGTCCAGAGGGAGCTGATCGACCTGGTCCGGGTTTCCCTTCTGAATGCAACACGAGCCAGAGCGCTCTACGCCCAAGGCCTCTGCACTGTTGCAGAGCTAGCCAGGGCTACGGTGGAGGACGTGGAGAAAGCCTTGCGGAATGCCGTCCCGTTTAAGAG CTCCAAACGCGCGGTGGATGAGAGCGAAATGGAGGCAGCCGAGAGAAGAAGCCTCCGCTGCGTCTGGGTCACCGGTGGACGAGCTCTGACAGAACAGGAAGCGGCTGCTGAGATCGTGTCTGAGGCACGGCTCCTTCTTCAAGAAGACCTGGCCCAGTTAGGAGTCCAGTGGGATCCGACGTCGCTTCCTCCTGAGGCTCCTGGTGTGGACAGCCCGGATGATCTCCAGAGTAGGGACTCGGACTCCTCATCTGCCTCAAATCTGAGCTCACATGAAGCACGGGCAGGAAACAGTAAAGAGCATCATAAGGGAAAGCAGATTGAGGTTGGGGTTACTGAcaagcacagagagaaaagcaTGGCTGAAAGGAAAGATAAACAAGAAGGAGCCACCAGAAGACAGCAGGGGAAGCGTAAATCTGAAGTGATGAAATTACAGAACATGTTGGAGGAGCccaggaaggaaaacaggaCTGAACCAGAAATGATACAAACAACCAATGAAGATCCAGCGGAAAGAGCCAAAGGAACAATGaatgcagaaacaaatgaattgGAAGCAAATGACACAGAAACTCCAAATGAAATTAATAATGGCAAACAAGAGTCAGAGCAAGAGTGCAGCACAGCAAAGCCAAAAGCAGCAGACACAAGTAAAGAGACGGTCTCCGTCAGAGCAGGGAATCATCTTGCGACTAGGCCTCTTCCTGAAAGGAGCCTCACACAGGAGTTGGCTGAGATTGTATCAAGCCCCCAGCCACTGTTGTTGCCCCAGCCTGAGCCCTCACCTTCCCCAGCGCCACTCCGACGCTTCAGAGCCCCGATATCCCGCGTGGAACAACAAACTGATTCCACAAGGACAACGAGAGTGGATTTCACCACAGCGCTCACTGTGTCCCCTGTGCAGCCAGGTAGGCTGAAGCATGCAAAAACCTTAAGCAAAGTCCTCCACTCCATACAAACTGACAAAAGCCTGCAAGATAATGTAGAGGCTGCACAGGCAATGCACTCAAAAGTCCAAAAATGTAGCACCCCAGGTCAGGTGCATATAGCTCCTGCACAAGAGGAGTCCCCTCCTGGCGTTCCTGCGTCGACAAACGCAGATATGTTCGTCTCACCCTTGTCTGTTTCCCCTGTCCCCGCACTCTCTCCCGAGGCCAAGCGAAGAAGAACGGATGCTGGAGAAGTGGATAAGTTTTCCTCCCCTGATCTGTACACGGGGGACGAGACGGACGAAGGCGCCGCGGGAGACGTCAAAATGGGAGAGGAGAGCTTCGGCGACAGCTTCGAGTTGGACAGTCAGACGGAAAGAATCATTGTTCAGCAGGCGCACCAGCATGGAGGCACAGTGGTGGAAACACACAAGAtgaatgaggaagaagagctgGCTGATGAGAGAAGAAATGAGCTGGAGGGCCCTGATTCAGTATCTCCCAGATTCAACATTTCCCTCACAGATAGCCAGATGGAGGTCATCCTTGACACCAGCCACCAG ATTACCCCCGGCCCAATCGGTTGCGACAATGCGGATGAAGGCGAAGGTGCATTTGATGACCAGCCGCCGCTCGATGCTAACCAGGCTGCTTCCGACAGCttcaacagaagcagcagcttcctATTCGACAGCCTGTATGACAGCCCCCTGCTGGCGGGCCTGAGATCCCAACAGATCCCTGACCAACCGGACGAAGAAGAACCAGTCGGCCAGGAGGGCGGAGACAAGTGCCCCCTTCCGTCTGCGCAGGAGAGACGCCGCAGCGAGCTTCTGGTCAACCGGGAggcggaggagcaggaggcagtCCAATGGGGCGAGTCCTTCTTCAACCTGTCGGAGTGGGGCGACTCGCTGTTGGTCGGTGAACACTTCCTGGAGAGGCGGAGCTTAATCAGACACGCGGGTACAAatgaggaggaccaggaggtcGGTTCTCACCAAGTGCAGCAAGCAAACGCAGGCCAAGATGCACAAACTAAACCCACGACAACCAGAAATGAGCACGGCGTAGACAAAGCTGGCAACGATCAAAGCCATTCAAAAATAGTTAATCAGCATAACAATGCACAACAAGACCTTGAACCATGCGGGAGACGGGAAGAGAAGAGGCGAGATGAAGAGGAAGTTCGTGTTTTATTGTCAGATGATGCCCGTTTTAAACGGCCACCTACCCAAAGTGCACCTGAAAGTGGTCTTTACTGCAGCCCTGAATTACAAGACATCTTTGACCGCTGGCCTAGTATGTCTGACCAGCCCTGGCAAAACACAGCCACTCAAACTACTTGTGCGATGACAGCGGGTGCTTTGGTGGTGACGCGATCCTCGACACAAGCGGGAAGAAAAACGGGGATGTCAcagaaacctgctgctgctgctgttgctgctgctgctgacgctGGAAGATATTTGCAAAATGATGAGCCCACGACACTCGAAGGCGAAGCCGTAGCAGATAGGCCAGGCTCTGCTGGTGACCTCATCCCCCCAACTCAGGAAACACCACCTGTCACACCGAGAGTAAAACTGACCACCTCATCCGTCCAGTCCCCTCTCAGTTCTCAGCGGCTTAAACAATCAGCGTCTTCAAACCTCTTTCAAGAGAAATCAGTCGTCGGAAAATGCCCTAAATCCCTCCCAGGAAATAATAATCACCCGGCAGCAGCTGTTTCTTCCCCcaataataaacagctgaaATCTATTCCTGATCGTCATCCTAAAACACTACCTGAACCCATGCAGAAAGCTGTTCTACACTCAAGTTTGAAAGCCAAACTCTTACAACCCACCGATCAGAACCTCAGCCCACACCGTgcgtctcctccctcccctgaGCCGAAGCCCGTCTCTGATACGGAAACGCCTGTGACTCGTGAGGGTTTCGCTCTTCACCTGTCCCAGGACGCATCGCTCTGTTCTAGCAACTCGGGAACCTTCTCCATCATAGACGTGGCAAGCGACAGGCGCCTCTTTGAAACTTTCATTAAAGAGTGGAAGGCAAAGGAGCGGTACACTCTGGCTCTGGCCTGTGAAAAGAGGGAGCACAGGCAGCAGCCTGAGTGGGAGATAGGAGGGAAACACAAGAGAG tgtCAGCAGCTCATAAGAAGCTCAACACGTCCAATGGTTTTCCAGTAAGAGACAGCGAAGGACTAGTCCTGATTGGACTCGCCATCTGCTGGGGAGCAAGAGATGCATACTATATATCTCTGCAGCAAGAGCAGAGCAAAG GTCTGAGCTCCAGTCTGGCTCCTCCACCACTGGATGAGGATTTGTCAGTAAGCGAGAGGCTGGACCAGGTGAGGACCTGCCTGGGCAGACAGTCATCTGGACACGAAGCGCCAGTGGTAGTCGTGTATGACGTCATCCAGGTGTACAAGACGCTAGTACTGAGCTGTAGCATCAGCTTGGAGGGAAATTGTGAAGACCCAAAG GTTGCGTGCTGGCTGGTGGACCCTGGCACTGAGGAGAGGACGCTAACCAACATGGTGACCGTCTACTGTCCTGAAGAATTACCTCTGCTGGACGGACTTGGCAACGCGCACTCGTATTGTCCTCGTGTCAGGGCGGCGACCAAGAGTGTGCTCATACACGCTGTCATGAACCATCTCACCGGATTGCTAGAGAAAGATGGCACAttag ATGCGTTCAGGACCATAGAGATGCCGTCCCAGGTTTGTTTGGCCCTGCTGGAACTGAACGGAGTTGGCTTCAGCGTTGAAGAGTGCGAGAGACAAAAACACGTGATGCAAGCCAAACTCTCAGCGCTGGAATGTGAAGCTTACAGCCTGGCGGGACGCAGCTTCTCCCTCACCAGCGTCGACGACGTAGCACAG gtgttGTTCTTCGAGCTCCATCTGCCTCCGAACGGTGACGTAGGTGGATCTAAAAATAAGAAGACTCTGGGCTACGCCAGGAGAGGCGCTGGCAGGGTGCGACTTGGAAAGCAGTTCAGCACCACCAAG GATGTTCTGGAGAAGCTTCGCCCCCTGCACCCTTTACCGGGGGTAATTCTAGAGTGGAGGCGGATCACCAACGCCTTAACTAAAGTGGTGTTCGCACTGCAGAGGGAGAAACGGTACCAGCCCACACTGGAAATGGACAGAATATACCCCATcgcccagacacacacagccacag gcaGAGTGAGCTTCACTGAGCCCAACATACAGAACGTCCCCAAAGACTTTGACATTTACATGCCCACGGTGGTGGGTGAGAGCCCCCCTTCACAAAATGGCTGCAGGAGGACCACCAAACCAGG AAAGAGGAGACGATCTGGGGTTCCCTCAGTGACAGGTGGACCCGCAGAACGCGGCCCGGCCTTTTCTGTCAGCATGAGACACGCTTTCGTTCCCTTTTCAG GTGGAATGATATTAGCAGCTGATTACTCCCAGCTGGAGCTGAGGGTATTGGCTCATCTGTCGAAGGATCAGCGCCTCCTGCAG GTGCTGAACGGAGGAGCAGACGTGTTTCGCTGCATCGCTGCCGAGTGGAAAAGCATCGATCCAGAATCTGTGAACGACAGCCTCCGACAACAGGCAAAACAG ATTTGCTACGGCATCATCTACGGGATGGGAGCAAAGTCTTTGGGGGAGCAGATGGGAGTGGAGGAGAACGACGCGGCCTGCTACATCGAGAGTTTCAAGGCCAGATATAAAG GTATCAGTGCTTTTCTTAAACAGACTGTGAAAAACTGCATAAAGGACGGCTACGTTCAGACGCTGAAGGGCCGCAGGAGATACCTGGCTGGAATCACCAGCACCAACGCGCACGTCAAAGCTCAC GCGGAGCGCCAGGCCGTGAACACGACCGTACAGGGTTCAGCGGCCGACATCGTCAAACTTGCCACCGTCAACATCCAGAAGCAGCTGCGTAGAACCTACCCCGCGGCGCCGCCGTCCCACCAGCACGCTCACTCAG GCCGTGACCGGCGCAGAGGAGCTCACTTTGTCCTGCAGCTGCACGATGAGCTCATCTACGAAACCGCAGAAGAAGACCTCATACAG GTCGCACAGATAGTGAAGAGGGAGATGGAGTCAGCTGTGAAGCTCTATGTGAAGCTCAAGGCCAAAGTCAAAGCGGGACCCAGCTGGGGGAACCTGCAGGACCTGGATATatga